GGATCGGGCAAGACCACATTGGTGGAAGCTCTCGCGCTGACGGCGGGGGCGGTGAACAGGGCGGGTCGCGTGGAGGACGGCGGCACCGTCTCCGACTACGACGAGATCGAACACCGGCAGAACCGTTCGGTGCAGCTCTCCCTGGTGCCCGTCCCATGGGACGGCATCAAGGTCAATCTCCTCGACACCCCCGGATACGCCGACTTCGTCGGGGAACTGAGGGCCGGTCTGCGAGCGGCGGACGCGGCCCTTTTCGTCGTCTCGGCCTCCGACGGCGTGGACGGCTCGACCCGCATGGTGTGGGAGGAGTGCGCGGCCGTCGGCATGCCGCGCGCGCTCGTGATCACCCACCTGGAGTCCGCGCGGGCGGACTTCGAGGCGATGACACGCACCTGTGCGGAGGCGTTCGGCGGGGACGACCCCGACGCCGTGCTCCCCCTGTACCTGCCGCTGCACGGCCCGCAGGGGCCGGACGGGCACGCGCCCGTGACCGGTCTGATCGGCCTGCTGTCGCAGAAGCTGTTCGACTACTCCTCCGGTGAGCGCAAGGAGTCCGAGCCGGGCGAGGACCAGCTGCCGCAGATCGAGGAGGCCCGCAACCGGCTGATCGAGGGGATCATCGCCGAGAGCGAGGACGAGACCCTCATGGACCGCTACCTCGGCGGTGAAGAGGTCGACGTCAAGACACTGATCGAGGACCTGGAGCGGGCCGTCGCGCGCGGTGTCTTCTTCCCTGTCCTCGCCGCCGCCCCCGCGGCCGGGGGCGCCAAGCAGGGGCTCGGCACGGTCGAGGTGCTGGAGCTCATCACCAGGGGCTTCCCGACGCCCTTCGAACACCCCACGCCCGGCGTCACCACCATCGACGGCACACCGCGCGAGGTGAAGGCCTGCGACACGGACGGCCCGCTGGTCGCGGAGGTCGTCAAGACGTCCTCCGACCCCTACGTCGGCCGGGTCTCCCTCGTCCGCATCTTCTCCGGCACCCTGCGCCCCGACGAGACGGTGCACGTCTCCGGCCACGGTCTGGCCGACCGCGGGCACGAGGACCACGACGTCGACGAACGCGTCGGGGCCCTGTCCACCCCGTTCGGCAAACAGCAGCGCCCGGTGACGCACGCCATCGCCGGCGACCTGGTGTGCGTGGCCAAGCTGAGCCGCGCGGAGACCGGCGACACCCTCTCGGCCAAGGACGACCCGCTCCTGATGGAGCCCTGGGAGATGCCCGACCCGCTGCTGCCGCTCGCCATCGAGGCACACAGCAAGGCCGACGAGGACAAGCTCTCGCAGGGCCTGAGCCGGCTGGTCGCCGAGGACCCGACCATGCGGCTCGAACAGAACCAGGACACCCACCAGGTGGTCCTGTGGTGCCTGGGCGAGGCACACGCCGACGTGGCGCTGGAGCGGCTGCGCAGCCGGTACGGCGTCCAGGTCGACGTCGTACCGCACAAGGTCTCCCTCCGGGAGACGTTCGCCGACAAGTCGGCGGGCCGCGGCCGGCATGTCAAGCAGTCCGGCGGACACGGGCAGTTCGCCATCTGCGCGATCGAGGTGGAGCCGCTGCCGGGCGGCTCGGGCATCGAGTTCGTGGACAAGGTCGTCGGCGGCGCGGTGCCCCGGCAGTTCATCCCCTCCGTCGAGAAGGGCGTGCGGGCCCAGGCAGCCAGGGGCATCGCGGCCGGCCACGCGCTCGTCGACGTACGGATCACGCTGGTCGACGGCAAGGCGCACTCGGTGGACTCCTCCGACGCCGCGTTCCAGACGGCCGGCGCGCTGGCGCTGCGGGAGGCGGCGGCGGACGCGAGGATCCACCTCCTCGAACCGGTGGCCGAGGTGAGCGTTCTGGTCGGCGACGACTACGTGGGCGCCGTGATGAGCGACCTGTCCGGGCGGCGCGGCCGGGTTCTCGGCACCGAGCAGACCAGCGGGAACCGCACCGTCGTCAGGGCCGAGGTGCCGGAGATCGAGATCGGACGCTACGCCGTCGACCTGCGCTCCCTGTCGCACGGCACGGCACGCTTCAACCGCTCCTACGCACGGCACGAACCCATGCCGCCGCAGATCGCCGAGAGGATTCGCGAAGAGGCGCGCGCCTCCTAGGAGTTGGCGCGGGACACACGACAAGTGGCTTTCCTGGAACGCTCCCCTCCGGGTCGGCGGGCGGCTTCGGCCGTCCGCCGACGAATGTCGGTGGCGGCGGATACGCTGAAGGCGGTGATCAAGTCGGGCCCGCATACCGGGACGGCCTGATCAACAGGTGTGCGGAGCAAGGAAGTCGGGAAGGCCGCAGGAGCGACCAGGCGGCGATCGGGGGCGGGCATGACGGTGGGAACCGGCTACGAGAGCGTCTTCGGACCACAGGTTCCTCGCTCGGGCGACGAGAGCCAGACAGCCACGTTCGCCCTCGCCTCAGCGGCGTACCGGGACAATCCGGTCGAGGAGATCGTCAAGGCCAACAACGAATGGCACGAGACCACGATCAAGGAGGGGCAGCGGTGGACCGGCGGCCTCTTCAAGCCCAACCTCGGTGAGGCGTTCTCCCGGGCCGTGATCGAGCGCATGATCGGCCCGGGACGCAAGCCCCTCATCCAGTCCTTCGGCACCGAACCGCAGGTCGTCGTCGACCACTGTCTCGCGGCCTACCGCCTGCGCCGGGAACGGGACAAAAAGCTGTCCGCCGTCATGGTGCTGTGCGGTGTGCTGTTCCTGCCCGGGCTCCTGGTCTGGCTGCTGGTCTTCACGATCCGCACCGGCATCGACAAGAACACCAACAAGAAGGCCTCCGCCCTCGCCACCGCCCTGCTCGTCGGCGTCGGCGCGCTCGCCGTCCTCTTCCTGGTCAAGATGCCGTTCACGGGCTTCTGGGGCTGGTACGCACGCGCGTGCGTGGTCCTTCCCGTCATCGGCTGGTTCTGGGCCAAGCAGATCTGCGATCGCTCGACGAGGGACCTGCGGGGCCGCTGGGACGGACTGATCGCGGGCAGCAGTGTCGGCGCCCAGGTCCCCGAAGCGGTGCCGAGCAGCCCCGGTGAGACCCAGGCCGAGCAACTGCGCCAGTCGCTGGCCAGGTTGAGCACCGAGCAGCAGTCCAACTCCGTCTTCTACGCCGGCCCCAAGGGCATCCTGGGCATGGGCACGCGCTGGGCCAGCTGGCAGCTCGCCGAGGACCTGACACCGGCCGACCCGGGCCGCGAGATCCACCCGTTCCGCAGCTGGGACGTCATCCGCGCCATCCACAAGCAGCTGGGCATGCTGGAGCGGAACACGATCAACACCGGCGGCTTCCCGAAGGCCTCCATACGCCACTGGATCGTCACGCCGATCGGGGAGAACGCCAAGGCGGTGGCCCGGACCGAGCAGTCCACGGACATCGAGGCGTTCCAGCACCGCGCCCACTCCATACAGGACATCTGCAACAAGCAGCAGTTCGGCAGCGGGGACCGGCACTACCTCGGGGTGCAGTGGACGCTGTGGGACGGCCAGTTGATCATCACGATGATGATCACCGTCACCGTGCTGCACCAGACGCTGCGCATCGAGGTGACCGGACACGCCCTGGGCCCGGTCAACCCGCTGTTCATGGGCAAGCCCGAGGACCCGACGAGGAACGTCCAGAGGTCGTTCCGGCCGTGGGAGACCCGCACGGTGAAGCTCCCGCTGGTCCCCACCAACGAGGTGGTACGCCTCGCCGTCCGCGCCCCGCTCTCCTGGTACCCGCCGCTGCTGAACTGGCTCGGCGGGACGATCGTCCTGCCCGAGCCGTTCGGTCTGCGGCACGTCTGGGCCGACAAGCCGTGGCGCCACCGCTTCATGGCCGACGACGCGATGCGCGCCGCGACGCCCGTGCTGCGCGTGGTGCACGCGGCGGCGATCAAGGTCCTGGAGGACAACGGCGTGGACACGGAGAAGTTCGGCAACCGGTCGGCGTTCCTCAGCACCGCGGTGCAGGACCCGTCACCGAGGAAGGCCGACCTGTACGACGCGTAGCCGCTTACGAGGGCCAGGCCTCCGCCAGCATCTTCCGGGTGTCGGCGAGCAGCTGCGGCAGCACCCGCGTGTGCCCGACGACCGGCATGAAGTTCGTGTCGCCGCCCCAGCGCGGGACGATGTGCTGGTGGAGGTGGGCGGCGATACCGGCGCCGGCCACCGTGCCCTGGTTCATCCCGATGTTGAAACCGTGGGCGCCGGACGCGGTGCGCAGCGCGGTCATCGCCTGCTTGGTGAGAGCGGCGAGCTCGATGGTCTCCGGCTCGGTCAGGTCCGTGTAGTCGGCGACATGCCGGTAGGGCACGACCATCAGATGGCCACCGTTGTACGGATACAGATTCAGCACGGCGTACACCTGCTCACCGCGCCGGACGATCAGACCGTCCTCGTCGGACTTGGCCGGAATGGAGCAGAAGGGACATCCGTCGTCGGCGCCTGGGCCGGTCGGCTTGTTCTCACCCTGGATGTAGGCCATCCGATGGGGCGTCCACAGACGCTGGAACGCGTCCTGGGTCCCCACTCCCCACTGCTGCTCCGGCTCACTCGTCATGCAGGGAAGCATATGGCTTCGCCCGTTCGCGGCGTGTCGCCGGGGTTGCGGCGAAACCCTCCGGGGCCGAGCTGGGCCGGTGGCTGATGGCAGGCCCAAGACCCGCTGGGAGCGGCGCACCGAGGTCCCTCTCGCCGTGGCATCACTGGTGCTCCTCGCCTCGTACGTGATCCAGGTCCTGGCGCATGATCTGCCGGACTACCGGCGAACCCTGTGTCTCGCCGCGACGCCGGCCGCGTGAGTGCTGTTCGCCGCCGACACGCCGTGCGCCGGCGGTCCAGCGGACAGCGACTGCGCTTCGTGCGGACGCACTGGCTGGACACCGTCGTGCCGGCGCTGCCCCTTCTCCGCCCCCTGCGGGTCGTGAAGGTCCACGAGGCCGTTCAGCGACGGCACGGCCGGCCCCGGCTCGCCCCGCACGCGCGCGTGATCGTGTTCGCGTGGCAGGACGACGAGAGGCCCCCGGGAAGCTGAGCCTCCCGGGGGCCTCTTGAGGGTCTTCGTCGACCCTGCGAGGGATCAGACCTGGACCCGCTCCTCGACGACCTTCGCGATCTTCGCGATGGCCTCGTCGAACGGGATGCCGTTCTCCTGGGAGCCGTCGCGGTAGCGGAAGGAGACCGAGCCGCCCGCCATGTCCTCGTCGCCCGCGATGACCATGAAGGGCACCTTCTGCTTCTGGGCGTTCCTGATCTTCTTCTGCATCCGGTCGGAGGAGGAGTCCACCTCGACCCGCAGACCCTGCTTCTTCGCCGCGGCGGCGAACTTCTCCAGGTACTCCACGTGCGCGTCCCCGATCGGGATGCCGGTCGCCTGGACCGGGGCCAGCCACGCCGGGAAGGCGCCCGCGTAGTGCTCCAGGAGGACAGCGAAGAACCGCTCGATGGAGCCGAACAGCGCGCGGTGGATCATGACCGGGCGCTGCTTGGAGCCGTCGGGGCCCGTGTACTCCAGGTCGAAGCGCTCCGGCAGGTTGAAGTCGAGCTGGATCGTCGACATCTGCCAGGTCCGGCCGATCGCGTCCTTGGTCTGGACGGAGATCTTCGGACCGTAGAACGCGGCGCCGCCCGGGTCCGGGACCAGCGGGAGGCCCTGCTTCTCGGCGACCTGGCGGAGGGTCTCCGTGGCCTCTTCCCAGACCTCGTCGGTGCCGACGAACTTCTCCGGGTCCTTGGTGGACAGCTCCAGGTAGAAGTCGGTCAGACCGTAGTCCCGCAGCAGGCCGAGGACGAAGGTGAGCGTCTTGTCGAGCTCCTCCGACATCTGCTCACGGGTGCAGTAGATGTGCGCGTCGTCCTGCGTGAAGCCACGCGCGCGGGTGAGTCCGTGCACGACCCCGGACTTCTCGTACCGGTACACGGTCCCGAACTCGAAGAGGCGCAGCGGCAGTTCACGGTACGAGCGGCCGCGCGCGTCGAAGATCAGGTTGTGCATCGGGCAGTTCATGGGCTTCAGGTAGTAGTCCACGCCCTCGTCGAGCTGCATGGGCGGGTACATGCCGTCGGCGTACCAGTCCAGGTGCCCGGACTGCTCGAAGAGCTTCCCCTTCGTCGCGTGCGGGGTGTAGACGAACTCGTAGCCCTCCTCCTCGTGGCGGCGGCGCGAGTAGTCCTCCATGACCCGGCGGATGATGCCGCCCTTGGGGTGGAAGACGGCGAGGCCGGAGCCGATCTGCTCCGGGATGGAGAACAGGTCGAGTTCGGAACCGAGCTTGCGGTGGTCGCGCTTCTCGGCCTCGGCGAGGAAGTCGAGGTGGGCCTTCAGCTCGTCCTTGGAGGGCCAGGCGGTGCCGTAGATGCGCTGGAGCATCGGGTTCTTCTCGCTGCCGCGCCAGTAGGCGGCCGCGTTGCGCATCAGCTTGAACGCCGGGATGTTCCGGGTGGTGGGCAGGTGGGGACCGCGGCAGAGGTCCTTCCAGCACAGGTCGCCGGTCTTGGCGTCGAGGTTGTCGTAGATCGTCAGCTCACCGGCGCCGACCTCGACGTCCGCGCCGTCGTCGGAGGAGGCCGAGCCCTTGAGACCGATCAGCTCCAGCTTGTACGGCTCGGCGGCCAGTTCCTCGCGGGCGTCCTCGTCGGTCACCACACGGCGGGAGAAGCGCTGCCCCCGCTTCTGGATCTCCTGCATCTTCTTCTCGATGGCCTTGAGATCCTCGGGCGTGAACGGCTTCTCGACGTCGAAGTCGTAGTAGAAGCCGTCCTTGACCGGCGGGCCGATGCCCAGCTTGGCCTCGGGGAAGAGCTCCTGCACGGCCTGCGCCATGACGTGGGCGGTGGAGTGGCGCAGGATGTCGAGACCGTCCTTGGAGGAGATCTCGACGCCCTCGACCTCGTCGCCCTCGGCGACGACGTACGCGAGGTCCTTCAGCTCACCGGCCACGCGCGCGGCGATGATCGAGCGCTCGCCGGCGAAGAGCTCGGCGGCCGTAGTGCCCGTCGTCACCGTGCGCTCTTCCCGCTCGGAATCGCGTTGGATGATCACACGGACGTCTGACACCGGTCTCTCCTGACTGAAGGTGGATGCGGGCGCCGTACCGTGAGCGCGCGCAATAGGGGATCGTACCGACCCCGGACCCGCCTCCGCGAAATCAGTCCCCTGCGGGGGCCTCCCCGCAGGCCTCCTCGAAGAAGTCGAGATTCTCCTGGAGGGACTTCATCAGCCGGTCCCGCTCCGCCTCGTCCACCTGCACGGGCGCGACCCCGGAGGCTCCGGTGAGCCGGCGGAACCCGCCCCGGCTCTCCAGCCGGCCGTGCACCCGCACCGGCAGCCCGACGAGGTGCGCGTGCCCCGCGATCCGGTACGCCTCCTCGTCCAGGGTGAGCCGGATGTGCGGCACCTCGGCGCCCGCGATCACCCTGAGCCGTACGCTGCCGTCCCCGCGCGGCCCCGACCGGCGCATCCGCACCACCGCGCCGGTGATCCGCACCGGCACGGACGGCTCCTCGCGGAGATAGCGGGCCCCGGCCTCGCGCAGCACCGGCAGGTCGCCGGGCGAGAACTCGACGGGCTCGACCCCCGCGGCGCAGCCCGCCGGCACCCCGGCGGCCGGTGCCCACTCGACGGCGATGCGCGCGCCCTCGGTCCCGCGCACGAGGGCGATCAGCGCCTCGGTGAGCTCGCGGCTGACGCCCGCCTCGACGGCGCCGTCGAAGGCGTCCATGCCACCGGTGGCGCGCTGGTAGTCGATGGCCTCGCGGGCGGCGTACAGGGCCTGGTGGAGGCGTACGGCCAGGGGGCGCCCGTTGCCCACGGGCACGAAGGCGGTGAGGCCGCCGCCGGTCGCCGTACCGACGAGCACGCTCTCCATGAGCGTGGCGGCGGCGCGGCGGTGGCGGGCGCCGTAGTACCCGGCACGCGCGCGGGTGGCGAGCGCGCCGGCGAGCAGCATCTGGCGGGCGGCGGCGCGCAGTTGTTCCTCCACCGTCCAGGGCGCGGTGCCGCCCGGTCCGGTCGGCGCGTCCCGCCACCAGCGGATCTCGTCGCTGGGGACGGCGAGGCCGACGAGGACTTCGCGGGCGGAGGGCGTGCCGCTGCGGGCGAGGGCGACGAGCGCCTCGCCGAGCAGGTCGTCGCTGTCGGGGAAGGCGCGGCTCTCGGGCACCAGCAGGCTGGTCCCGCCGGTGCCCTGACCGGGCGGGGTCCAGCGGCCGTAGCGTCCGGGGGCGCCGCCGCGGCGCTGCCAGCCGTGGCGGTGCAGCAGGGCGGCGAGGACGGCGGGGTCGACCTCGTCGGGCTCGGGGGCGCGGTCCCAGGCGGCGTCGGCCGGGTGCGGCCGCACGGGCCGCAGTGCCTCCTCCAGGGGGCGGTGGGTCATGGTCTGCCTCCCGTGCCGACCCGCGTCATGATCTCGCACAGCGCCCGGTCGTCGAAGATGCGTGAGGTCGGTATCCGCACGGTGGTGCGGGTGCGGCCGGTGATCGGGTGGCCGGCCAGGTTGACCCAGTAGCAGCAGTGCCGGAGGTCGAGCCGGTCGTGGCTGGCGCGCAGCCAGTCGTCCTGGGATCTCGGCACGAGCATGACGACAAGGATCTTGTGCACCGAGACGGGGGTGCGCGCGAGCTTGCGCAGATGGTCGTTGTCGAGCGTGAAGGAGAAGAACCGTCCCGGGGGGTTCGGCGCGACCTGGTACGTGCACTTGAGCTGCACCTTGATGGTGACCTCGTCGTCGACGGTGTGCCCGGGCGAGCCATGGCTGACGTGCCAGTCGATCCCGTTGTCCGGGAAGGGCTGCGACAACGAGCAGCCGGCCGCCGCGGCGACGGCGTGCAGATAGCCCACCTGCAAGGTTTCCATGCAGGCGGTGGTGGCGAGTGTGCCGCGAAGGGGGCCCGTGCGCTCGGGCAGCAGCCCGCCCCGCTCGGGCTGCGCTATCGCCATGACCAACAGCCTTCCACGTTCGGTGAATCCGCACCGCGGGTCGCTGAACTGCAAGGACCCGTATTCCTGTTGTGTCCTTCCGGCGTACGGCGCAAACAGCCCGGGTATCACCAAACAGGCAGAAGACGGTGCGTCAGCTGCCGTGGGTGAACGAGGGGTTGAGTGGAATGACGTGCTGGTACGAAGGGCCCCTGGCCGCCTTCGACACGGAGACCACGGGTGTCGACGTCGAGACCGACCGGATCGTGTCGGCCGCCGTCGTCGTCCAGGACGCCCCGGGGACCCGGCCGCGGGTGACCCGGTGGCTGGTGAACCCGGGTGTTCCGGTGCCGGAGGCGGCGACGGAGGTGCATGGACTGACGGACGACCATCTGCAGCGCAACGGCCGCTGGCCGGCGCCGGTGATGTACGAGATAGCGGAACACCTGACCGAACAGGCCGCCGCGGGCCGCCCGCTGGTGGTCATGAACGCGCCGTTCGATCTGACCATCCTGGACCGGGAGTTGCGTCGCCATCGGGCTTCGTCGCTGGACCGCTGGTTCGAGTCGTCGCGGCTGCTGGTGCTGGACCCGAGGGTCCTCGACAAACATCTGGACCGCTACCGCAAGGGCCGTCGCACGCTGACGGACCTGTGCGCGCACTACGAGGTCACGCTGGACGGCGCGCACGACGCGGGCGCGGACGCGCTGGCCGCGCTGGATGTCGTGCGGGCCGTGGGGCGCCGTTTCGCGGCCCGGCTCGAGCGGCTGAGCGCGGGCGAGCTGCACGCGCTCCAGACCGGGTGGCACGCGGCGCAGGCACGAGGGCTGCAGGCGTGGTTCGCGCGCAGTGGGACCCCGGAGGTGGTGGACACGGCGTGGCCGCTGCGTCCGGAGCTGCCCGCGGCGGCCGCCTGAGCAGGGCCTCGACACAAAGAAGCCGGTCCGCGTGACGCGGACCGGCTTTCTCCCGGTGGGCGATACTGGGTTCGAACCAGTGACCTCTTCGGTGTGAACGAAGCGCTCTCCCACTGAGCTAATCGCCCGGGAACGGACTGAACAATACAGGTCCCCGCGCCCTTCCTTCAAACCGCTTCCAAGTACGCGGCCAGGCCCCGTTGTCCGGCCCGCATCATCAGCCAGTGGTTGGCGCGGAACACCGGCCGTCCGGGCACGGCTAGGCGCCTCAAAAGCGGCTTGTTCACGTCGACGACCTGCTCGTAGCGGGCGAGGCTGCGCGCCTCGTCCCCGTCGATCGTCCAGCGCGCCCATCCCTCCAGGTCCCCGGTCATGGCGATCTCCAGCACTCCGGCCGCCCGGTCGCGCCGCACCTCTCGCGCGGTGAAGACCAGGTCATAGGGCAGGGTGGCCCGGATCGTGATGACGCCGGTGGTGTCGTCGAGACGGTCGACCCCGCGGACCTGGGGCCACCAGCGGGGGTAGTCCTCGGCCTGTTCCAGGGCGTCGTAGACGGTGGCGGGCGGCGCGCTCAGGTCCCACTGCGTACGGAAGCGGTAATGGGTCCAGTCCATGCACAGAGTCTGCCCGCACGGATCTGAGTACGGTCTGAGTACGCGCACTCATGTCCTCCGAGGTGATGCGGACCACACTCCAAGGCATGACGCACATTCCGCCCCCGGCCGAGGAGCTGCGGCTCCTCGATGCCGAACTGTGGCAACTCGACCGCCGCCGGGCCCAGTTGCTGGCCCGCCGGGCGTGGCTCATCGCCGCGCTGCAGCCGCGGCCGACGACGCGGCCGGCCGCCGTGGCCTCGCCTCGCCCGGAGACCAGCGCGCCCGGCGTGCAGAACCTCCTCCTGCTGCTGGGCGGTGTCCTGCTCACGATCGCCGCGATGGTGTTCACGCTGGTCAGCTGGGGCCACCTGGGGATCGCCGGCCGCGGTCTGGTGCTCGGCGCGCTCACGCTGGCCGCGCTCGCCGCTCCGCTGCCCCTGGTGAAGCGCGGGCTGCGCTCGACGGCCGAGGCGGTGGCGGGCCTGGGTCTGGCGCTGACGGTGCTCGACGCGTACGCCCTGTACGAGGTCGCCCTGCCCGGGACGGGCGGCGCGGGCTACACCGCGGCCGCGTCGGCGCTGCTGGCGGGGCTCTGGCTGGCGTACGGCCTGCTGCCGCGGGCGGCGGAGCTGCGTCTGCCCCTCCCTGCCGCGCTGGCCGCGGCCCAACTCCCGCTGTTCTTCTGGGCGGTCTCGTCCTCCGCGGGCGCCCACGGCATCGTGGCCGCGCTGCTGGTGACGGCCGCGTTCGACACAGGTGTCGCACTCCGGGTGACGACCAGGTCCGTACGGGTCGTCGCCGCCGTCGGCGGGTACGGCCTGGGCTCCTCGGGCGCACTGACGGCCGGCTGGTTGTCCTGGACGGCCACCGGTCCGAGCGCCGCCGCCCGTGCGGCGGCGCTCATCCTCCTCGCGGCGGCGATCGCCCTGGGCGCGGCCTGGCGCGGCGGCCTGGGCAAGGGCCACGCCGTCGGCCTCGCCGTGACCTCGGGTCTCCTCGCGGTCGCCGCGCTGGGCGGCGCGGTCCGCCCCGCGGTGCCGGACGCGTGGACGGTTCCGGTGCAGCTCGCCTGCGGGATCGCCCTGTTGGCGGCCGTGCGGACCGGGCGGCTGCCGGAGGCGGTACGCGAGGGACTGGCCTGGTCCTCCGCCGTCGTGCAGGGGCTCGCGGTGCTGTGGGCGCTGCCGCTCGTGGCGATCACCCTGCTGGGGCCGGTCGCCTGGACGTTCCGGGCCTGGTCCGGGGCGCCGGCGACCATGCGTGAGGCGGTGACGGTGGACGTGCCCTGGCCGCCGGACATGGCGGCGGCACCGCTCGTCCTGGTGGCCGTCGCGGCGGTGCTCGCCCTGGCGTTCAGGAACACCGACCGGCACGCCCGAGCCCTGACCGGCGCGCTGGTGCTCACCTGGGCCGCGGCCCTGACGGTTCCGGCGGTCCTCGAACTCCCCTACACGACCGGACTGTTGGCGCTCGGCGCCCTGACGGCGGTCGCGCTCGCCGCCCCGTACGGGCAGCCGACGGCGACGATCCTCGCCCTCGCCACCTCCGCCGACCTCGCCTTCACCGCGCTGGCCTCACAGACGGCGACCCTCACCGCGCTCGGCGCCCTCACCGCCTTCTTCGCGGCGGTCTCCTGGCGGCTCACGTCCGTCACGGCCCCGGCCGCCCTCGCGTACGCCACCGCGCTGGCCTGCGCGACGGGAGCGGCCGCGGACTGGCCGCCGCAGCACACCGCGCTGCTGGTCCTGGTGGTCCCGGTGGCCGCGGCCCTGATCGCGCCGCGCGTGACCGAGCGGATCCCCCTCGAGGTGGCGGGTGCCGTCGCCGGACTGCTCGCCATCGGACTCGCCGCGACCGACCTGCCGATGCTCGCCCTGGTACTTGCCCTGTGCGCGGTGATCGCAGCGGGCACGGCGATCCGCCCGGACCGCCGCCCTGTGGGCTACGCGGCCGCCGTCCTGTTCGTCCTGGCGACCTGGGTACGTCTGGCGGCCTGGGAGGTCGACATGCCCGAGGCGTACACGATCCCGGTGACCGTCCCGGCGCTGGTCGTCGGCTTCCTGCGGCTGCGCCGCGACCCCCTGACCTCGTCCTGGACGGCCTTCGGCCCCGGCCTCGCCGCCACGCTCCTGCCGAGCCTCGCAGCGGCCTGGACCGACCCGCACTGGACCCGCCCCCTCCTGCTGGGCCTGGCCGCCCTCTCCCTGACCCTGCTGGGCGCCGGCCACAACCTCCGCGCACCCCTCCTGCTGGGCGGCACGGTCCTGGCCCTGGACGCGCTGCACGAACTCGCCCCGTACATCGTCCAGGTGACCGACGCCCTCCCCCGCTGGGTACTTCCCGCCCTCGCCGGCCTCCTGCTGCTGGCACTGGGAGCGACGTACGAGCAGCGCATCAGGAACGTCCGCAGGGCGCGGGAGATCCTGGGGCGGATGAACTAGCCCCGGGGCGTGGGGAACTGCGCGACCAGCCGCAACGGTCGCGCAGTTCCCCACGCCCTCAACCCCTACGAAGGCATCTTGTCTCCGAGCAGCGCCAGGTTCTCGATGGCCGCGAGCCCGTACAAGGCGGTGTCGTTCGTGGACACCCAAGCCGCCTCACTGCCCGGCACCAACGCCACCGGCCCGCTCAGCTTCTCCGTCTTCCAGGGCGCCGACTCCTTGTACCCGTCGGAGTTGTAGAACTTGTCCCACGCCCGCTTGGCGAGCTTCTCGTCCCCGGTCTGCACGGCCGCGTACGCGTCGAGCCGCGAGTGCCCCTGGAACAGCAGCAGCGAGCCGAAGTTGGACCCGTACCGCGCCGCCTGCTCGGCCTTGGTGGCGTTGAAGTAGCGGCAGTAGTCGTAGTACGCCTCGTTGAACTTCGGGATGTCGACGAGGTCGATGAGCTCGGCACACAGCTCGTTGAGCCCGAAGACCGCGGAGAGGTGCGAGACCCCGACCACGGGTGCCGAGGCGACCGCGAACTTACCGGTGTCGAGGTCGTAGAGCCCGGTCCCCTGGACGAACCCGTTCGGCTGGGCGGCGATCGTCTCCATGGTCGACAGCACGCGCGCCTTGGCCTTCTCCCACTTCGGGCCCTTGCGCTCCCACTCGGTCAGCCACGCCGACACGAGCCCGCTCCAGTCCGTGCCGAAGCCGATCGACAGCGCGTGCCGGTCGGGGGTGTACGGCTCGGTGCGGATCTTGCGGATCGGGTCGAGGACGAGGAAGGTCTCGTCGGAGTCGACGTTGGCGTGCATGAGGTCGCCGACGCGCTCGTCCGCGGTGAGGAAGTAGTAGTAGCGGCGGTACGTCGTGTTGGCGATGCGCTGCTGCTTGGCGCTGTCGGCGTAGTGCTGCACGCCGTGCCGGGTGCCGAGCCCGGCCCACTTGCCCAGGTGGTAGACGTCGACCTCTCCGGTGTGGCGGGTCATCGCCTCGGCGAACCGGAAGATGTCCGCGCGGCCCGAGCGGATGTACGCGAACCAGAGCCAGAGGTCCGGCGACAGCTCGGAGTTGTCCCAGGCGTAGCCGCCGACGTCGTACCGCCACTGGTGGCGCACCGTGTCGTAGGTGTGCATG
Above is a window of Streptomyces sp. NBC_00490 DNA encoding:
- a CDS encoding elongation factor G-like protein EF-G2; this encodes MGDKANANPGAAGRATAADHPASVRNVVLVGHSGSGKTTLVEALALTAGAVNRAGRVEDGGTVSDYDEIEHRQNRSVQLSLVPVPWDGIKVNLLDTPGYADFVGELRAGLRAADAALFVVSASDGVDGSTRMVWEECAAVGMPRALVITHLESARADFEAMTRTCAEAFGGDDPDAVLPLYLPLHGPQGPDGHAPVTGLIGLLSQKLFDYSSGERKESEPGEDQLPQIEEARNRLIEGIIAESEDETLMDRYLGGEEVDVKTLIEDLERAVARGVFFPVLAAAPAAGGAKQGLGTVEVLELITRGFPTPFEHPTPGVTTIDGTPREVKACDTDGPLVAEVVKTSSDPYVGRVSLVRIFSGTLRPDETVHVSGHGLADRGHEDHDVDERVGALSTPFGKQQRPVTHAIAGDLVCVAKLSRAETGDTLSAKDDPLLMEPWEMPDPLLPLAIEAHSKADEDKLSQGLSRLVAEDPTMRLEQNQDTHQVVLWCLGEAHADVALERLRSRYGVQVDVVPHKVSLRETFADKSAGRGRHVKQSGGHGQFAICAIEVEPLPGGSGIEFVDKVVGGAVPRQFIPSVEKGVRAQAARGIAAGHALVDVRITLVDGKAHSVDSSDAAFQTAGALALREAAADARIHLLEPVAEVSVLVGDDYVGAVMSDLSGRRGRVLGTEQTSGNRTVVRAEVPEIEIGRYAVDLRSLSHGTARFNRSYARHEPMPPQIAERIREEARAS
- a CDS encoding HIT family protein; the encoded protein is MLPCMTSEPEQQWGVGTQDAFQRLWTPHRMAYIQGENKPTGPGADDGCPFCSIPAKSDEDGLIVRRGEQVYAVLNLYPYNGGHLMVVPYRHVADYTDLTEPETIELAALTKQAMTALRTASGAHGFNIGMNQGTVAGAGIAAHLHQHIVPRWGGDTNFMPVVGHTRVLPQLLADTRKMLAEAWPS
- the thrS gene encoding threonine--tRNA ligase, whose translation is MSDVRVIIQRDSEREERTVTTGTTAAELFAGERSIIAARVAGELKDLAYVVAEGDEVEGVEISSKDGLDILRHSTAHVMAQAVQELFPEAKLGIGPPVKDGFYYDFDVEKPFTPEDLKAIEKKMQEIQKRGQRFSRRVVTDEDAREELAAEPYKLELIGLKGSASSDDGADVEVGAGELTIYDNLDAKTGDLCWKDLCRGPHLPTTRNIPAFKLMRNAAAYWRGSEKNPMLQRIYGTAWPSKDELKAHLDFLAEAEKRDHRKLGSELDLFSIPEQIGSGLAVFHPKGGIIRRVMEDYSRRRHEEEGYEFVYTPHATKGKLFEQSGHLDWYADGMYPPMQLDEGVDYYLKPMNCPMHNLIFDARGRSYRELPLRLFEFGTVYRYEKSGVVHGLTRARGFTQDDAHIYCTREQMSEELDKTLTFVLGLLRDYGLTDFYLELSTKDPEKFVGTDEVWEEATETLRQVAEKQGLPLVPDPGGAAFYGPKISVQTKDAIGRTWQMSTIQLDFNLPERFDLEYTGPDGSKQRPVMIHRALFGSIERFFAVLLEHYAGAFPAWLAPVQATGIPIGDAHVEYLEKFAAAAKKQGLRVEVDSSSDRMQKKIRNAQKQKVPFMVIAGDEDMAGGSVSFRYRDGSQENGIPFDEAIAKIAKVVEERVQV
- a CDS encoding DUF4365 domain-containing protein; protein product: MAIAQPERGGLLPERTGPLRGTLATTACMETLQVGYLHAVAAAAGCSLSQPFPDNGIDWHVSHGSPGHTVDDEVTIKVQLKCTYQVAPNPPGRFFSFTLDNDHLRKLARTPVSVHKILVVMLVPRSQDDWLRASHDRLDLRHCCYWVNLAGHPITGRTRTTVRIPTSRIFDDRALCEIMTRVGTGGRP